The DNA window GCTGGCAAAAGCTGCCCACTTCAAAGCTGATGCGCTTTTTAACGTTTTCCATTTCTTTGCGCTGGGTGTCGCTGCTGGCGCCGATCGCCAACTGCAACAGCATTTGCTTGAACGGCACCGGCAAGCGGCCGGATTCCGCCTGCAGCCGTGGGATCACATCCCCCGGCGGCGCGGACATACCGCTGTTGGCGGCGCCCTGTACCGCGGTCAGGTAGCTGTAGAGTTCGTCCACCTGCTTGAGCACGCTGTCGAATGGGATCGCCTTGCTGCTATCGCCCTGGCCCTGTGCCAATGCCAGCAGCGGGGCAAAGTGGGCCATCACCACCTGTTCCGGCTGGGCGGAAACATCACCGTCGGCGTTGGCCGGGTGGTTGGAAAACAGCGTTTCCAACGTGTGGTTGGCGTTCTGGTTTAACTGCTGGCTCGCTTTGGCGGTGGCTTGCGCGGTGTTATTGCTGCTTTCATCGCGCAGCGTCACGTTTTTGGCGATGTTGACCAGCAGGTTGCGCAGTGGGGAAGGGGTACCGGAAAGCAGGCGCGCGCTGCTGATGCGTTGCTCCAGGCTGCTGATGTTAGCTAACTGCAAATCTTCCAATAGTGCGTCCCAGCTGTTGGTAAAGTCCTGCATGTAGAGCTGGCGCACGGTTTTGGTCAGATCGGCGCTTTTCTGCTCCGGCGTTTGGGTGTTGAGCACCCAAACGTCTTCCTGGCGCAGGGTATCGGTAACCTGGTCGATATTGCTGTCGAAGGCTTTCCAGTACCCCTGCGGGGTAAACAGCCCCGGCACGCCGTCGGTCAGCGGTTGGCCGCTCTTGCGGCTGAACGCTAGTTCGGCCTGCGGCCCGGCCAGATCCACTACGCTGACCGGTTTGATCTCGGTCTGTTTCAGCAGCAGGCGTTTGAGCCGGCCGTATACCCGTTGCGACAGCGGCGCGCGGTTAATCGCCGCCTGAGCCTGCGCGACCAGCGCTTCATCTTTGGCATAAGGCGATGACTGGATTTGGTTGTCCAGCAATTGGCTCAGGTGCCATTCAAGCTGCTGCAACTGCTTCTGCGTGCTGCCCTGGGGCAGGGTGCGCTGCAGGTTGAGCATCACCCAGGCGCGCAGGAATTGGCCGTCGTATTGCTTGGGCAGGTAGAGCATCTGGTAGGCTTTCAGCGCTTCATAGCTGAAGTCGGCATCGCTATGGCTATCGTTACGCAGCGTGGCGGCAATTTGCTGCGCCACCTGCGGCAACAGCAATTCCTGCAAGGTTTTCTGATAGAGCGCGTTGCTGGCGGCGCTGATCTGATCGCCGCGGTACAGCCCCATACGGTAGGTCAACGGCGGATCCTGCAGCGAGAAGTTCTGGCTTTCCGGCAGGTGCAATACGCTGTTGAGGAACGGCAACAGGGCAAACATATCGCTGGCGCCCAACTGCGTCAGCCCCTGGCCCTGGCGTTCCACCGCCGGCACTTTGGCGCCTACTTCGGCCAGGTAGGCCTTGTTGTTGCCGTAGCTGGTGAACCAAAGCACGCCCAGCACCAGCAACACCAGCCCCAGTGCGATATAGCCCGCCCAGTGCAGCAGCCGGTTGCGGTATATCCACCAGCGGTTGCTGCCGGCCAGCCCGGCCTCCTGGAAGATGACGTTTTCCAGCATCTCTTTCAGGAAAAAGCTTTGGCCCTTCGGCGCCGGGATCGGCGCTTCATGGCTGACGGCATTCCAGGCCGGCTGCGTGCTGTTGCCGGCGGCCGCGGTGGGCAGTTGCAGATAACGGTTTAGCTCGCCCATCACCCGGTCGAACGGCAGACCTTCCTGGGTCCCGCTGGTAAAGTAGATCCCGCGCGGGGTAAAGCGGGTTTCAAAGTTTGAGGTGCTGAACACCGTGTCCAGATACTGGGCCAGCAGTGGCTGCAGCGCCGCAAATTCTTGCGGGAACAGATAGCTTTCTGCACGCTGACGCGCATCGTTTTCCATCAGCAGCGTATCCGGCAAGCCGGCGTCCAGGCGTTGTTGCAGCAGCGCATACTGTTGTTCAAAGGCGCGGCTCAGATTGAAATCCGCCTGGCGCGTTTGCGCATAAGGGAAGGTCATGCCCCAAATCTGGTCGCGTTGGGCTTTGTCGAAGCTGTTGAAATAGGCCATAAAGCCGTTCAACAGGTCGGTTTTGGTGACCATGACATACACCGGGAAGTGGATGCCCAACTGGTTGTGCAACTCCACCAGCCGTTTACGTAAGGCCACGGCCTGTGCGGTGCGGGTTTCCGCGCTTTCGCCCAACAGGTCGGCGGCGCTGACGGTGACGATCACGCCGTTGATCGGCTGGCGTGCACGGTATTTCTTGAGCAGGCCGACAAAGCTTTGCCATTCATCGGCGTCGCTTTCACTCTGGCTTTCCTGGGTGGTGTAACGGCCGGCGGTGTCCAGCATGACCGCTTCGTTAGTGAACCACCAGTCGCAGTTGCGGGTGCCGCCAATGCCACGCAGCGCCGTTTTGCCGAAGCGTTCAGCCAGCGGAAAATGCAGCCCGGAGTTGGCCAGCGCGGTGGTTTTGCCGGCGCCGGGCGCGCCGATAATCACATACCAGGGCAGTTGGTAAAGATACTGGCGGCTAAAACGCGCCGCCCAATGCGGTTTGCCACCCTGGCCGGGGGCGAAACGGGCCTGTTTGAGCAACTGGGTGGCTTCGTCAAAGCGCTGCGCCAGCGCCTGATCCTGTTGAGCTTTGCCTGCGGCCGGTTTCTCCTGGTTTTCTTCCACCTTGTTCAGGTTGTTCAACATTTTCTTGTTGAGCCAGGCGCTGTACAGGCGCGGCACAATGCGGCACAGCACCCAGATCACAGCGATTGCGGCAATGGTGATAATGCGGTTCAGTTCCGGCTCAAACGGCCGGTAGTCGCCAACCGCCACCAGCGGGCCAATCGTCCAGATGATGAACGACAAGGCGGTGATGCCGGCGAACCCCCAGAGCAGGCGGCTGGTGATAATGGCAAATAACGTGTTCAGCATTATTTTCCGTTTCCTTGCTGCAATCCATTGAGCTGCGCGCGGGTGTTCCCCGGCGCAACCAACAGCGTAATTTCAAC is part of the Gibbsiella quercinecans genome and encodes:
- the tssM gene encoding type VI secretion system membrane subunit TssM — protein: MLNTLFAIITSRLLWGFAGITALSFIIWTIGPLVAVGDYRPFEPELNRIITIAAIAVIWVLCRIVPRLYSAWLNKKMLNNLNKVEENQEKPAAGKAQQDQALAQRFDEATQLLKQARFAPGQGGKPHWAARFSRQYLYQLPWYVIIGAPGAGKTTALANSGLHFPLAERFGKTALRGIGGTRNCDWWFTNEAVMLDTAGRYTTQESQSESDADEWQSFVGLLKKYRARQPINGVIVTVSAADLLGESAETRTAQAVALRKRLVELHNQLGIHFPVYVMVTKTDLLNGFMAYFNSFDKAQRDQIWGMTFPYAQTRQADFNLSRAFEQQYALLQQRLDAGLPDTLLMENDARQRAESYLFPQEFAALQPLLAQYLDTVFSTSNFETRFTPRGIYFTSGTQEGLPFDRVMGELNRYLQLPTAAAGNSTQPAWNAVSHEAPIPAPKGQSFFLKEMLENVIFQEAGLAGSNRWWIYRNRLLHWAGYIALGLVLLVLGVLWFTSYGNNKAYLAEVGAKVPAVERQGQGLTQLGASDMFALLPFLNSVLHLPESQNFSLQDPPLTYRMGLYRGDQISAASNALYQKTLQELLLPQVAQQIAATLRNDSHSDADFSYEALKAYQMLYLPKQYDGQFLRAWVMLNLQRTLPQGSTQKQLQQLEWHLSQLLDNQIQSSPYAKDEALVAQAQAAINRAPLSQRVYGRLKRLLLKQTEIKPVSVVDLAGPQAELAFSRKSGQPLTDGVPGLFTPQGYWKAFDSNIDQVTDTLRQEDVWVLNTQTPEQKSADLTKTVRQLYMQDFTNSWDALLEDLQLANISSLEQRISSARLLSGTPSPLRNLLVNIAKNVTLRDESSNNTAQATAKASQQLNQNANHTLETLFSNHPANADGDVSAQPEQVVMAHFAPLLALAQGQGDSSKAIPFDSVLKQVDELYSYLTAVQGAANSGMSAPPGDVIPRLQAESGRLPVPFKQMLLQLAIGASSDTQRKEMENVKKRISFEVGSFCQQAIAGRYPLTARARQEVTPDDLARMFAPNSGLMDSFFRENLQGKVDTTRANWRFTPGVDGKTLPGGEGILRSFQQAQRIRDAFFANGTATPSFRVTVRPVRMDNDILNMTLDVDGQLFKYSHGPQVPLVVSWPGTNNTNQVHLQLALANGTSASLVTSGPWALNRMVDMAQLSAGAGGLSRQAAFNLDGHHVTLEFTANSIRNPFQLPAFSCP